From a region of the Lactuca sativa cultivar Salinas chromosome 4, Lsat_Salinas_v11, whole genome shotgun sequence genome:
- the LOC111891674 gene encoding iron-sulfur cluster assembly protein 1, producing the protein MLRHATKRILGLGLADTRSSAPVVARILPRFYHERVVDHYNNPRNVGAFDKNDPTVGTGLVGAPACGDVMKLQIKVDEETGKITDACFKTFGCGSAIASSSVATEWVKGKQMEEVLTIKNTEIAKHLSLPPVKLHCSMLAEDAIKAAVKDYETKRSNNKSLPDKKAAEA; encoded by the exons ATGTTGAGGCACGCTACTAAAAGGATTCTAGGGTTGGGATTAGCCGATACACGGTCATCTGCACCGGTGGTGGCTCGGATTCTGCCGAGGTTTTACCACGAGAGGGTGGTGGACCATTACAACAATCCTCGTAACGTCGGTGCTTTTGATAAGAACGATCCTACCGTTGGAACAGGGCTTGTGGGTGCGCCGGCTTGCGGAGATGTTATGAAGCTTCAGATTAAGGTTGATGAAGAGACTGGGAAGATTACGGATGCTTGCTTCAAAACGTTTGGTTGTGGTTCTGCCATCGCTTCTTCTTCTGTTG CTACCGAATGGGTCAAAGGAAAACAGATGGAAGAAGTTCTCACTATCAAGAACAC GGAGATTGCAAAACACTTGTCTCTTCCACCTGTGAAACTCCATTGCAGCATGCTTGCAGAGGATGCCATTAAAGCAGCAGTCAAAGATTATGAAACTAAACGTTCTAATAATAAATCACTTCCAGACAAGAAGGCTGCTGAGGCTTAA